From Deltaproteobacteria bacterium, the proteins below share one genomic window:
- a CDS encoding DUF2817 domain-containing protein, whose protein sequence is MSFLFGMSVNGLAISGHRFGFQSGPSQKKKHMLMLGGVHGDEVEGVVLANALLAALLQKDTTEFQLTLVPSFNVDGVLAKTRGNANGVDLNRNLPTKDWSPEATTPRYQPGPSPLSEPENKALVDFIEKEKPDFILSLHSWKPLLNINDPDGSSVCQQVATAIASRTGDVIEPTIGYSTPGCLGTYAGFERGIPTLTYEIERGLSPKAVIEKNLAACFDGFKKFASI, encoded by the coding sequence ATGAGTTTTCTATTTGGAATGTCAGTCAATGGACTGGCGATCTCGGGACATCGATTCGGTTTTCAGAGTGGACCTTCACAAAAGAAAAAGCACATGCTTATGCTTGGCGGCGTCCACGGCGACGAAGTCGAGGGCGTGGTTCTTGCGAACGCGCTCCTAGCAGCGTTGCTTCAAAAAGATACTACCGAATTTCAATTGACCCTTGTGCCGAGTTTCAATGTTGACGGTGTCCTCGCAAAAACGCGAGGCAACGCTAACGGGGTGGATCTGAATAGAAACCTCCCAACAAAAGACTGGTCTCCAGAAGCGACAACTCCGCGATATCAGCCGGGGCCAAGTCCTTTAAGCGAACCGGAAAATAAAGCGTTGGTCGATTTCATAGAGAAAGAAAAGCCAGACTTTATATTAAGCTTGCATTCGTGGAAGCCCCTTTTGAACATTAACGATCCAGACGGTAGTTCGGTTTGTCAGCAGGTTGCGACAGCAATCGCTTCGCGTACCGGCGACGTAATTGAACCAACGATCGGCTATTCCACACCAGGATGCCTCGGCACATACGCTGGTTTCGAAAGAGGAATCCCCACGCTCACTTATGAAATTGAGCGCGGACTGTCACCCAAAGCTGTCATCGAAAAGAATCTCGCCGCCTGTTTCGATGGTTTCAAAAAATTTGCTTCGATTTAA
- a CDS encoding 2,3,4,5-tetrahydropyridine-2,6-dicarboxylate N-succinyltransferase, producing MTQDFISQVYDTPELFAKLSDNEKTKLTSEVEAVVSGLDRGETAVVQKQTDGKWLVNASAKKAILLYFRLQKMELIEVGPFHFVDKIPLKKWTGKEGVRVVPHALVRRGAFIESGAILMPSYVNIGARVGSGTMVDTWATVGSCAFIGKNVHLSGGVGIGGVLEPVQASPVIVEDNVFVGSRAILVEGVHIEEGAVIGAGVTITGSTKIIDVSGKSPVVLKGRVPKNSVVIPGTTEKEFPAGKFGVPCALIIGTRKESTNLKTSLTDALRDFDVAT from the coding sequence ATGACTCAAGATTTTATCTCTCAAGTATATGACACCCCCGAACTCTTCGCAAAACTCAGTGACAACGAAAAGACAAAGCTCACTAGCGAGGTTGAAGCCGTAGTTTCGGGCTTGGATCGTGGTGAAACGGCGGTTGTTCAAAAGCAAACTGACGGAAAATGGCTCGTCAACGCATCCGCAAAAAAAGCGATACTGCTTTATTTCCGGCTTCAGAAAATGGAGTTAATTGAAGTTGGCCCTTTTCACTTCGTGGACAAAATTCCTTTAAAAAAATGGACGGGCAAAGAAGGAGTTCGCGTCGTTCCGCACGCCCTAGTTCGAAGAGGTGCCTTCATTGAATCCGGAGCTATTCTTATGCCTTCGTATGTCAATATCGGCGCGAGGGTCGGATCCGGAACAATGGTTGATACCTGGGCTACAGTAGGATCTTGCGCCTTCATCGGAAAAAACGTTCACCTCTCTGGTGGCGTAGGCATCGGCGGCGTTTTGGAGCCAGTACAGGCCTCGCCTGTGATTGTCGAAGACAATGTTTTCGTTGGTTCGCGCGCGATACTCGTTGAAGGCGTTCACATTGAAGAAGGCGCGGTCATCGGTGCGGGAGTAACGATCACGGGGAGCACGAAAATTATTGATGTCAGTGGAAAGTCACCGGTCGTTCTCAAAGGAAGGGTGCCAAAAAACTCGGTCGTCATTCCCGGCACGACCGAAAAGGAATTTCCCGCTGGAAAGTTTGGCGTTCCGTGTGCGTTGATTATCGGAACACGAAAAGAATCCACCAACTTGAAAACTTCGCTTACAGATGCGCTTCGCGATTTCGATGTCGCGACATAA
- the murI gene encoding glutamate racemase — protein MSDSRPIGFFDSGLGGLTVLRAVRRQFPFENFVYLGDTARLPYGTKSPETIFRYTIQNIRVLKSHNVKAIVIACNSASTSLLSFRSKTSVPALAGHPSYEEHRDLLSSLPIYNVIEPGAEAALAVSASKRIGVLGTRATVQSGAYVDAIQSRDGAAIVFQAAAPLLVPLVEEGWESDPLTNLIVYRYLGPLLSNQIDTLILGCTHYPALTDSIRRVTGLSMHLVDSSLAIAKLLDSDFKTGRLAPKSAETSGHLELYATDTSPSMAATAKRLMSDPEILDFKPYDIV, from the coding sequence ATGAGTGATTCGCGCCCAATTGGTTTTTTTGATTCGGGCCTAGGTGGCCTCACTGTCTTGAGAGCCGTTCGCCGCCAGTTTCCCTTTGAAAATTTCGTGTACCTCGGGGATACGGCCAGACTCCCCTATGGAACCAAAAGCCCTGAAACAATTTTTCGTTACACGATTCAAAACATCCGGGTGTTAAAATCGCACAACGTGAAGGCGATTGTCATCGCTTGCAATTCTGCATCGACCTCTCTCCTAAGCTTCAGAAGCAAAACGTCTGTTCCAGCATTGGCTGGGCACCCTAGCTACGAGGAGCATCGAGATCTACTAAGTAGCCTTCCGATCTATAATGTCATCGAACCGGGCGCAGAAGCTGCGCTCGCCGTTTCTGCATCAAAGCGCATCGGCGTTTTAGGCACTCGCGCGACAGTTCAGTCAGGCGCCTATGTTGACGCCATCCAGTCGCGTGATGGCGCGGCCATCGTCTTCCAGGCTGCTGCCCCACTGCTAGTTCCGCTGGTTGAGGAAGGCTGGGAATCTGACCCACTTACAAATCTCATCGTCTACCGCTACCTTGGCCCCCTACTTTCAAACCAAATCGATACGCTGATACTTGGCTGCACGCATTACCCGGCACTCACCGACTCTATTCGGCGAGTAACTGGACTCAGCATGCACCTCGTCGACTCAAGCCTCGCGATAGCAAAACTTCTCGATAGCGACTTCAAAACTGGAAGACTTGCGCCCAAGTCTGCTGAAACCTCGGGACATTTAGAACTCTACGCCACTGACACTTCGCCATCGATGGCAGCTACAGCAAAAAGACTAATGAGCGATCCTGAAATTCTCGACTTCAAACCCTACGATATCGTATGA